The proteins below come from a single Streptococcus porcinus genomic window:
- the tkt gene encoding transketolase, with translation MTFDAVDQLAVNTVRTLSMDAIQAANSGHPGLPMGAAPMAYVLWNKVMNINPKTGRNWTNRDRFILSAGHGSAMLYSLLHLAGYNVTNEDLKNFRQWGSKTPGHPEVNHTDGVEATTGPLGQGIANAVGMAMAEAHLAAKYNKPGFNIVDHYTYALNGDGDLMEGVSQEAASLAGHLKLGKLILFYDSNDISLDGPTSMAFTESVKGRFEAYGWQHILVKDGNDLEAIAKAIEEAKAETDKPTIIEVKTIIGFGAEKQGTSAVHGAPLGAEGIAFAKKAYQWTAEDFEVPNEVRLRFEEELQERGEKAETAWNELFAKYQAEYPELAKDYLAAFANEAISVDLKAHEVGTSKASRVSSQEAIQQISEQVASFWGGSADLSASNNTMVKVEKDFQPGQYEGRNIWFGVREFAMAAAMNGIALHGGTRVYGGTFFVFSNYLLPAVRMAALQNLPTMYVMTHDSIAVGEDGPTHEPIEQLASVRSMPNLNVIRPADGNETNAAWKRALAETDRPTMLVLTRQNLPVLEGTADLAEDGINKGAYILSDAKGELDGIIIATGSEVKLAMDTQAALAEEGIQVRVVSMPSQNIFDEQDAKYKESILPATVTKRLAIEAASSFGWAKYVGLSGKTLTIDTWGASAPGNRIFEEYGFTTENAVSLYKLL, from the coding sequence ATGACATTTGATGCAGTTGACCAGTTGGCAGTAAATACTGTCCGTACACTTTCAATGGATGCAATTCAAGCCGCAAACTCAGGACATCCAGGTCTTCCAATGGGAGCCGCTCCAATGGCTTATGTTTTATGGAATAAAGTCATGAATATCAATCCAAAAACAGGTCGTAACTGGACAAACCGTGACAGATTTATCTTATCTGCTGGACATGGTTCCGCTATGCTTTATAGCTTGCTGCATTTAGCGGGTTATAATGTGACTAATGAAGATCTTAAAAACTTCCGTCAATGGGGATCTAAAACCCCAGGACATCCAGAAGTTAATCATACAGATGGTGTAGAAGCAACAACTGGGCCACTTGGTCAAGGGATTGCCAATGCGGTGGGGATGGCTATGGCAGAAGCTCATCTTGCAGCAAAATATAATAAACCTGGTTTTAATATTGTTGATCATTATACTTATGCCCTAAATGGAGATGGAGATTTGATGGAAGGTGTCAGCCAAGAAGCAGCCAGCTTAGCAGGTCACTTAAAACTTGGCAAATTAATTCTCTTCTACGATTCAAATGACATTTCTTTAGATGGCCCTACCTCAATGGCTTTCACAGAATCAGTCAAAGGACGCTTTGAAGCTTACGGCTGGCAGCATATTCTTGTTAAAGATGGCAACGATTTAGAAGCAATTGCTAAAGCAATCGAAGAAGCTAAAGCTGAAACTGATAAACCAACGATTATCGAAGTAAAAACGATTATTGGCTTTGGTGCTGAAAAACAAGGAACTTCAGCAGTACACGGTGCTCCACTGGGGGCAGAAGGTATTGCCTTTGCTAAAAAAGCTTATCAATGGACAGCTGAAGATTTTGAAGTTCCAAATGAGGTTCGTCTACGTTTTGAAGAAGAACTTCAGGAACGTGGAGAAAAAGCTGAAACTGCTTGGAATGAACTTTTTGCTAAGTATCAAGCAGAGTATCCAGAATTAGCTAAAGATTACTTAGCGGCTTTTGCTAATGAAGCAATCTCAGTAGACTTAAAAGCTCATGAAGTGGGTACTTCTAAAGCAAGTCGGGTATCAAGTCAAGAAGCTATCCAACAAATCTCAGAACAAGTTGCTTCCTTCTGGGGCGGGTCAGCAGACCTTTCAGCTTCAAATAATACTATGGTTAAAGTTGAAAAAGACTTCCAACCTGGTCAATATGAAGGTCGAAATATCTGGTTTGGGGTACGTGAATTTGCCATGGCGGCAGCTATGAATGGTATCGCTCTTCATGGTGGTACACGTGTTTATGGCGGAACTTTCTTTGTTTTCTCAAATTACCTCTTACCAGCCGTTCGGATGGCAGCTCTTCAAAATTTACCAACTATGTACGTGATGACACATGATTCTATTGCTGTCGGAGAAGATGGTCCAACTCACGAACCAATTGAACAATTGGCAAGCGTTCGGTCAATGCCAAACTTAAATGTTATCCGTCCAGCTGATGGCAATGAAACCAATGCTGCATGGAAACGAGCTTTGGCTGAAACTGACAGACCAACTATGTTAGTGCTTACCCGTCAAAACTTACCAGTTCTTGAAGGGACAGCAGACCTTGCTGAAGATGGGATTAACAAAGGTGCATATATCCTTTCCGATGCCAAAGGTGAGCTTGACGGTATTATCATTGCCACAGGTTCTGAAGTAAAACTAGCTATGGATACACAAGCTGCGCTAGCAGAAGAAGGAATTCAAGTACGTGTGGTTTCAATGCCATCACAAAATATCTTTGATGAGCAAGACGCTAAATACAAGGAAAGCATTTTACCAGCGACAGTAACGAAACGACTTGCAATTGAAGCTGCATCAAGCTTTGGTTGGGCAAAATATGTCGGCTTAAGTGGTAAAACCTTAACAATTGATACTTGGGGAGCATCAGCACCAGGTAACCGAATTTTTGAAGAATATGGCTTTACAACTGAAAATGCCGTAAGTCTTTACAAGTTATTATAA
- the fsa gene encoding fructose-6-phosphate aldolase, translating to MKFFLDTANVEAIKAINELGLVDGVTTNPTIISKEGRDFETVIKEICDIVDGPVSAEVTGLSTDEMVKEAREIAKWHQNIVIKIPMTMEGLKATNILSKEGIKTNVTLVFTVSQGLMAMKAGATYISPFIGRLEDIGSDPYQLIEDLREIIDVFGYKTEIISASIRNSAHVEAVAKLGSDIATIPDAVFGKMVKHPLTDNGIDQFMKDWASFKK from the coding sequence ATGAAATTTTTTCTAGATACTGCAAATGTTGAAGCGATTAAAGCAATCAACGAGCTTGGGCTTGTAGACGGAGTAACAACAAACCCAACCATCATTTCAAAAGAGGGTCGTGATTTTGAAACTGTCATTAAAGAAATTTGTGACATTGTTGATGGACCTGTGTCAGCTGAAGTTACAGGATTAAGTACTGATGAGATGGTCAAGGAAGCGCGTGAGATTGCTAAATGGCATCAAAATATCGTCATCAAGATTCCAATGACTATGGAGGGTCTAAAAGCAACTAACATTCTTTCAAAAGAAGGCATCAAAACTAATGTAACACTAGTCTTTACAGTCTCACAAGGTTTAATGGCTATGAAAGCTGGGGCAACTTATATTAGTCCATTCATTGGTCGTTTGGAAGATATTGGCTCAGACCCGTATCAGTTAATTGAAGATTTAAGAGAAATTATTGATGTCTTTGGTTATAAGACTGAAATTATTTCTGCTAGCATCCGGAATTCTGCCCATGTGGAAGCTGTTGCTAAGCTGGGCTCAGACATTGCAACTATTCCTGACGCAGTCTTTGGAAAAATGGTTAAACATCCATTGACAGATAATGGGATTGATCAATTCATGAAAGATTGGGCTTCCTTTAAAAAATAG
- a CDS encoding helix-turn-helix domain-containing protein: protein MKIEQLMDKERKAQYQILSHLYKSSERVTQRELLEISKLSKVTLLKYLENINDLFRLEQMSAYISFDNDAVIIIDDNQFTWQQVMMVLLKDSIPYKLLRYFFTNENFNATFLAQKFLISEPTFNRYLAHINACIEEFDISIYQGKQTGSELQWRYFYYELFQLTLTEQEQDEMTKELDFEHLNQLVERFIGSEIAREQLEQLSLWLTISQKRFHFQKEKGFPNHFKIDYIDNNIFYKRLDRLMLHYLSRYAIEFDRFESKSLFMFLHSNPILPIHSMEFILGFGGPIADKISEALWLLRKANIISNKAKEEIIYGLSLYYSKAFFFKGAILGKVQSMDALYQLLPSDEKDKMELVLRHLFVLIGNKKLLNSDFSTSLKIDLLELLVFSIERQHKPLVIGLDFGSQSVKKAIVGLSIGKYLDNNKNYHFETYNPRHHYDCVLSYGNYPSQTNYPHFHLKSYVSPAELNNLQLFLEKKLKDKNSYD from the coding sequence ATGAAAATAGAGCAGCTTATGGATAAGGAAAGAAAAGCTCAGTATCAGATTCTATCCCACCTTTATAAAAGTTCAGAGAGGGTAACTCAAAGAGAGTTGTTGGAGATAAGCAAGTTATCAAAGGTTACCTTATTAAAATATTTAGAGAATATAAACGATTTATTTAGATTAGAGCAGATGTCCGCTTACATTAGCTTTGACAATGATGCAGTGATAATCATTGATGATAATCAATTCACTTGGCAACAGGTTATGATGGTATTGTTGAAGGATTCGATACCTTATAAACTATTAAGATACTTTTTTACTAACGAGAACTTTAATGCAACCTTTTTAGCACAAAAATTCCTAATAAGTGAGCCTACCTTCAATCGCTACCTAGCACATATCAATGCCTGTATTGAAGAGTTTGATATTTCAATCTATCAGGGGAAACAAACAGGGAGTGAGCTCCAATGGCGATATTTTTATTATGAGCTATTTCAGTTAACACTCACTGAGCAAGAGCAAGATGAGATGACCAAGGAGCTTGATTTTGAACATTTAAATCAATTGGTTGAAAGGTTTATTGGTTCAGAAATTGCAAGGGAACAATTAGAACAACTATCTCTATGGTTGACTATTTCTCAGAAACGCTTCCATTTTCAGAAAGAGAAGGGCTTTCCAAATCATTTTAAAATTGACTATATCGACAATAATATTTTTTATAAGCGGCTTGACCGTCTCATGCTTCATTATCTTAGTAGATATGCCATTGAGTTTGATCGTTTTGAATCAAAAAGCTTGTTTATGTTTTTACATTCTAATCCGATTTTACCTATTCATTCAATGGAATTTATCCTTGGTTTTGGAGGGCCAATCGCAGATAAAATTTCGGAAGCATTATGGCTTTTACGAAAAGCAAATATTATTTCGAATAAAGCAAAAGAAGAGATTATTTATGGCTTAAGCCTTTATTATTCTAAAGCCTTTTTCTTTAAAGGGGCTATCTTGGGCAAGGTGCAGTCTATGGATGCTTTATATCAGTTGCTTCCGAGTGATGAGAAGGATAAAATGGAACTTGTTTTAAGGCATCTCTTTGTATTAATTGGCAATAAAAAACTATTAAATTCGGATTTCTCAACAAGCTTAAAGATAGACTTGTTAGAATTATTAGTTTTTTCAATTGAGAGGCAACATAAACCACTGGTTATTGGTTTAGATTTTGGTTCACAATCTGTAAAAAAAGCTATAGTGGGGTTAAGTATCGGAAAATACTTGGACAATAACAAAAATTATCATTTTGAAACTTATAACCCACGACATCACTATGATTGTGTCCTTTCTTACGGGAACTATCCTAGCCAAACGAACTATCCGCATTTTCATTTAAAATCGTATGTATCCCCTGCTGAGTTGAATAACTTACAACTGTTTTTAGAGAAGAAGTTAAAAGATAAAAATAGTTATGATTAA
- a CDS encoding NAD(P)/FAD-dependent oxidoreductase, with translation MTKKIHIIGASFSGLACAEKLAQLLPDTQIILIDKDQSPDYIPNGLNEHLRGNINHLSQAMWQEIPSSKAKNIVRLLAEVIKIDPKKKELLLKKDDQDIILESYQLLVCAMGSEARSNFIKGSDRDGVITTKSYLDSRDALTKIEDSQRIVVVGAGVIGLDFAYSLAQKGKKVTLVEAANDINFHQFDNDMIAPIRTKIDQKGISLVTNTRVTEIIENLDESLSIHTDCGQSYTGDIVMLAVNFRPNSSLLENIVDCHLDRTIKVDSVMKTSDPNIYAIGDLIALKHSIINFPYYSPLISHAIRTGQYLAYHLAGIGLPKLEMTKLSGSFNFDYYQSSAGLTEEEGSLYHQLISYCYKAKLSKDGSLIWIKLIAKKENGQLVGCQIMSECNNLLLTNYVSQAITLKQKDSDLAFHDFIFLKGEGELVYHLHEAAVNLFEKRISL, from the coding sequence ATGACTAAGAAAATACATATCATTGGGGCTTCCTTTTCAGGGTTGGCTTGTGCCGAAAAATTAGCACAGTTATTGCCGGATACTCAGATAATCCTGATTGATAAAGATCAATCACCTGATTATATTCCTAATGGGTTGAATGAGCATCTTCGAGGGAATATCAATCACTTGTCTCAGGCTATGTGGCAGGAAATACCATCTTCCAAAGCAAAAAACATAGTTCGATTACTTGCTGAAGTTATCAAGATTGATCCCAAGAAAAAGGAGCTTTTGTTAAAAAAGGATGACCAAGATATTATTTTGGAATCCTATCAATTATTAGTTTGTGCAATGGGTTCTGAGGCAAGGTCAAACTTTATTAAAGGAAGTGACAGAGATGGTGTTATAACAACAAAATCATATCTTGATAGTCGAGATGCTCTTACAAAGATTGAAGACAGTCAAAGAATTGTGGTTGTCGGAGCAGGTGTAATTGGATTAGATTTTGCCTATAGTTTAGCTCAAAAAGGAAAGAAGGTTACTCTTGTTGAAGCTGCAAATGATATAAACTTTCACCAGTTTGACAATGATATGATTGCTCCTATCCGTACGAAAATTGATCAAAAAGGAATTTCCTTAGTAACTAATACTCGTGTAACGGAAATTATAGAAAATCTAGATGAAAGCCTATCAATCCATACGGATTGTGGTCAATCTTATACAGGAGATATAGTGATGCTAGCTGTCAATTTCAGACCTAATAGTTCACTTTTAGAAAATATCGTTGACTGTCATTTGGATCGAACAATTAAGGTTGATTCTGTTATGAAAACTTCAGATCCTAATATTTATGCTATCGGTGATTTGATTGCCTTGAAGCATTCCATTATTAACTTTCCTTATTATAGTCCTTTAATTAGTCATGCAATCAGAACTGGACAATATCTAGCATACCATCTTGCAGGTATCGGCTTACCTAAGCTTGAAATGACTAAGTTATCAGGTAGTTTTAATTTTGACTACTACCAATCAAGTGCTGGTTTAACTGAAGAGGAAGGTTCCTTATATCATCAGTTGATTAGTTATTGCTACAAAGCAAAATTAAGTAAAGATGGTTCTCTGATTTGGATTAAATTGATTGCAAAGAAGGAAAATGGTCAACTTGTTGGCTGTCAAATAATGTCAGAGTGCAATAATTTGTTATTGACTAATTATGTTTCCCAAGCAATCACTTTAAAGCAAAAAGATTCTGATCTCGCTTTTCATGATTTTATTTTTTTAAAAGGGGAGGGGGAGTTAGTTTATCATTTACATGAAGCTGCTGTAAACCTTTTTGAAAAGAGGATTTCCCTATGA
- a CDS encoding MIP/aquaporin family protein — protein MDVFGEFLGTTLLILLGNGVVAGVVLPKTKNNNSGWIVIAMGWGIAVAVSVFISGKLAPAHLNPAVSIAFALNKTITWGTAGMYIAAQMLGAMLGSILVFLQYRPHYQVAENPADILGTFATGPAIKDTFSNLLSEIFGTFVLMLGILSFSLYNMPVGLGTLCVGTLIIGIGLSLGGTTGYAINPARDLGPRIIHAILPIKHKGESDWSYSWIPVIGPIVGASLAVLLFQIMK, from the coding sequence ATGGATGTATTTGGGGAATTTTTAGGAACAACCTTATTGATTTTATTAGGGAATGGCGTAGTCGCTGGAGTAGTTCTTCCTAAAACAAAAAATAACAATTCAGGTTGGATTGTCATTGCTATGGGGTGGGGAATCGCTGTCGCAGTTTCGGTATTTATTTCTGGTAAGTTGGCTCCCGCCCATTTAAATCCTGCGGTTAGTATTGCTTTCGCACTCAATAAAACTATTACTTGGGGGACTGCGGGGATGTATATTGCAGCGCAGATGCTAGGGGCTATGCTAGGTTCAATCCTTGTGTTTTTGCAATACAGACCCCACTATCAGGTTGCAGAAAATCCAGCAGATATCTTGGGAACATTCGCAACTGGTCCTGCTATCAAAGACACATTTTCTAACCTCTTGAGTGAAATTTTTGGAACATTTGTTTTAATGTTAGGAATTTTGTCTTTTAGTTTATACAATATGCCAGTGGGCTTAGGAACCTTATGTGTTGGAACTTTAATTATTGGTATTGGTTTGTCGCTAGGTGGGACCACAGGATATGCGATTAACCCAGCACGAGATTTAGGTCCACGGATTATTCACGCCATCTTACCTATAAAACATAAAGGAGAATCTGATTGGTCATACTCTTGGATTCCGGTTATAGGCCCTATTGTAGGAGCTAGTTTAGCTGTCTTGTTATTTCAGATAATGAAATAA
- the glpO gene encoding type 1 glycerol-3-phosphate oxidase — protein sequence MEFSNETRRLAIQKMQERYLDLLVIGGGITGAGVALQAAASGLDIGLIEMQDFAQGTSSRSTKLVHGGLRYLKQFDVEVVADTVTERSVVQQIAPHIPKPDPMLLPVYDEPGSTFNMFRLKVAMDLYDLLAGVTNTAVANKVLTKEQVLERQPNLQKENLLGGGVYLDFRNNDSRLVIENIKRANRDGALIASHVKAEDFIFDDSDKITGVVARDLLTNEEIRIKAKVIINTTGPWSDTVRNFSNTGQEIKQMRPTKGVHLVVDRHKLNVDQPIYVDTGLNDGRMVFVLPREEKTYFGTTDTDYTGDLEHPTVTQEDVDYLLDIINRRFPDAHISIMDIESSWAGLRPLLSGNSASDYNGGNSGKLTEDSFNHLLATFQAYMDQKVDRSTLEKAIGSVESSTSEKELNPSAVSRGSSLDRDENGLFTLAGGKITDYRKMAEGAMNAIIEVLATEFGKHFKLINSKTYPVSGGEINPAKVESELETYAQLGTLSGLSMEDARYLANLYGSNAPKVFALTRKVKAAKDLTLAETLSLHYAMDYEMTLKPTDYFLRRTNHMLFNRDHLEELIEPVLLEMAKHLKWDEDQKQSYEKELRQAIKDNDLDKLKRDRSH from the coding sequence ATGGAATTTTCAAATGAAACAAGACGATTAGCTATCCAAAAAATGCAAGAACGTTATTTGGATTTGCTTGTGATTGGAGGAGGAATTACAGGTGCTGGTGTAGCTCTACAGGCTGCCGCAAGTGGCTTGGATATAGGGCTAATTGAGATGCAAGATTTTGCTCAAGGAACCTCTAGTCGCTCTACTAAATTAGTTCATGGTGGTCTACGCTACTTGAAACAATTTGATGTAGAAGTTGTTGCTGATACAGTTACAGAGCGTTCTGTTGTGCAACAAATTGCACCACACATTCCTAAACCAGATCCAATGCTCTTACCAGTTTATGATGAGCCCGGTAGCACATTCAATATGTTTAGATTGAAAGTTGCTATGGACTTGTACGATTTGTTGGCTGGTGTAACAAATACTGCTGTAGCCAATAAAGTATTAACAAAAGAACAAGTTTTGGAAAGGCAACCTAACCTTCAAAAAGAAAATCTTCTAGGTGGAGGAGTCTATCTAGATTTTAGAAATAATGATTCTCGCTTGGTAATAGAAAATATCAAAAGGGCCAATCGAGATGGGGCGCTGATTGCAAGTCATGTAAAGGCTGAAGATTTCATTTTTGATGATTCTGATAAAATTACAGGTGTAGTTGCTAGAGATTTGCTGACCAATGAAGAAATTCGAATCAAGGCCAAAGTCATCATTAATACCACGGGTCCGTGGAGTGATACTGTCCGTAATTTTTCAAATACGGGCCAAGAAATAAAACAAATGCGACCTACAAAAGGTGTTCACCTTGTAGTTGATCGTCATAAGCTAAATGTTGATCAACCTATTTATGTTGACACTGGTTTAAATGATGGACGGATGGTATTTGTTTTGCCACGTGAAGAAAAAACTTATTTTGGAACAACGGATACAGATTACACAGGAGACCTTGAACATCCTACAGTTACACAAGAAGATGTTGACTATTTATTAGATATTATCAACAGACGGTTCCCTGATGCTCATATAAGTATCATGGATATTGAAAGTTCTTGGGCTGGTTTACGTCCCTTATTATCAGGAAATAGCGCATCAGACTATAATGGTGGAAATAGTGGTAAGCTCACTGAGGATAGCTTCAACCACCTTCTCGCTACCTTCCAAGCCTATATGGACCAAAAAGTTGACCGTAGCACTTTAGAAAAAGCGATTGGTTCTGTTGAATCAAGCACCTCTGAAAAAGAATTGAATCCATCTGCGGTTTCTCGTGGATCAAGTTTGGATCGTGATGAAAATGGCTTATTCACGCTGGCTGGCGGTAAAATTACAGATTACCGGAAAATGGCAGAGGGTGCAATGAATGCAATTATTGAAGTTTTGGCAACTGAATTTGGGAAGCACTTTAAATTAATTAATTCTAAAACTTATCCTGTCTCAGGTGGAGAAATCAATCCTGCTAAAGTTGAATCAGAACTAGAAACCTATGCTCAATTAGGTACCTTAAGCGGACTATCAATGGAAGATGCGAGGTATTTAGCAAACTTATATGGTTCAAATGCTCCAAAAGTTTTTGCATTAACTCGTAAAGTTAAAGCTGCCAAAGACTTGACCTTAGCGGAAACCTTATCGCTTCATTATGCTATGGATTACGAGATGACCTTGAAACCAACTGACTATTTCTTGAGAAGAACAAATCACATGCTTTTTAACAGGGATCATCTAGAAGAGTTAATCGAACCAGTTTTACTAGAGATGGCTAAACATCTCAAATGGGATGAAGATCAAAAACAAAGTTATGAAAAAGAGTTGAGACAAGCTATTAAAGATAATGATTTGGACAAACTGAAAAGAGATAGGAGTCATTAA